The sequence TCAAGATCAGGTCGGTCTCTTTGAGCTTAGTCTTATCGAGCACGAGCACTTTCGTGCGATATGTCCGGGAGCCTGCCATGCGCGCCGCGCGTCCTTAGTCCTCGGCGTTATAGCCAAAGCGGCGAATCTGGGCCTCGTCGTCACGCCAGCCGGCCTTGATCTTCACGTCCAACTCCAAAAAGACCTGCGTGCCAAAAATGCGCTCAAGATCGCGACGGGCGTCGATACCGATATGCTTGATCATCTCGCCGCCCTTGCCGATGATGATGCCCTTTTGGCCCTCGCGCTCGACGTAAATGGTGGCGTGCACGCGCAGCACCTTCTTGGTCTGCTCGAGCGCATCGCAGATCACGCCAACGGAGTGCGGGATCTCATCACGGGTGCGGCGCAAGACCTTCTCGCGCACAAACTCGGCAACGAGCGTCTCATCGGAAGCGTCGGTACCCATGTCCTCGGGGAACCAACGCGGACCCTCGGGCAAAAAGTGCGCAACGGTCTCGATAAAGGCATCGACGTTGAAGTTCTTAACCGACGACGTCACAATCTCGTCGTCATATTCCATAAGCTCGTGGGCAGCCTTAAGCTGCTCCATGACCTGTGCGGGGTCGGCCTCATCGGCCTTGGTGAGCACCAGGACCTTCTTGCAACGAGCGCATCTGACGCGCTCGGCAACCCAGGCGTCTCCCCTGCCGATCGGCTTGGTGGCATCAATCAAAAACGCGACGACGTCGACATCGTTCAACTCGAACAGTGCGCTCTTGTTGAGCTCGGACCCCAGGCCGTCCTTGGGCTTATGAATACCCGGGGTATCGACAAAGACCAGCTGGTAGCCGGGACGGTTGACGACGGCGCGCATGCGGCGGCGGGTCGTCTGTGCCACCGGCGAGGTGATGGCGACCTTTTTGCCATAGCAGGCATTAAGCAGCGTGGACTTGCCGGCGTTGGGACGACCGACCAGGGCCACGAAGCCGCTGCGGAAACCGGGTTCCACGTCACCAAAGCCCATAGGACCGTCGTCCTCGTCGCACAGGGAGTCGAGTTCCTCGTCGCTCATGCCCTCAAACGGGTCGAACTCCTCGACATCCTCGAGCTCCTCGGTATCCACCGCGTCAAGGACCTCGTCATCCAAAACTTCATCGGTAGGCTGCATATTGTCGGACATGGGAATCCCTTTCTAAATAAAGCCGAGCGCGTGGGCAAATACCAGCACGCCCACAATCGCGGCGGTGATGGAAAGTATGTATACGGAAGCGGCGGCGATGTCCTTCGCACGCTTGGCCAGCGGATGGAGCTCCTGGGTCGCCAGGTCGACGATGGCCTCCATAGCGGTGTT is a genomic window of Collinsella aerofaciens containing:
- the era gene encoding GTPase Era, translating into MSDNMQPTDEVLDDEVLDAVDTEELEDVEEFDPFEGMSDEELDSLCDEDDGPMGFGDVEPGFRSGFVALVGRPNAGKSTLLNACYGKKVAITSPVAQTTRRRMRAVVNRPGYQLVFVDTPGIHKPKDGLGSELNKSALFELNDVDVVAFLIDATKPIGRGDAWVAERVRCARCKKVLVLTKADEADPAQVMEQLKAAHELMEYDDEIVTSSVKNFNVDAFIETVAHFLPEGPRWFPEDMGTDASDETLVAEFVREKVLRRTRDEIPHSVGVICDALEQTKKVLRVHATIYVEREGQKGIIIGKGGEMIKHIGIDARRDLERIFGTQVFLELDVKIKAGWRDDEAQIRRFGYNAED